One genomic window of Paenibacillus xylanilyticus includes the following:
- the phnE gene encoding phosphonate ABC transporter, permease protein PhnE, whose product MKGQSGASLHTPLTGAGKKPGSGPGQVVNRPKPPGRTKHLLTLVIILLLLWASAKQTDASFSELLEGFPNMWDLLKDMFPPRWTYFDNIVQGMLETIRMALIGTTIGAIIAIPVSIICAGNLMPSRWIYYPARFVLNLIRTVPDLLLAALFVAVFGLGPIPGILALAVFSVGLIAKLTYETLETIDQGPLEAMTAVGMNRIQLIVYGVVPQLAAQFTSYVLYAFEINVRAAAILGLVGAGGIGLYYEATLGFLEYDKTSVIILFTLVIVLIIDYVSTKLREKLL is encoded by the coding sequence ATGAAGGGGCAGTCTGGCGCTTCACTTCATACACCACTAACGGGAGCGGGGAAGAAGCCCGGTTCCGGACCTGGACAGGTCGTCAATCGTCCCAAGCCACCCGGCCGCACCAAACATCTGCTCACGCTAGTTATCATCTTGCTGTTGTTGTGGGCCAGTGCCAAACAGACCGATGCGAGCTTCAGCGAGCTGCTCGAAGGATTCCCTAACATGTGGGATCTGCTGAAGGACATGTTTCCACCGAGATGGACCTATTTCGATAACATTGTTCAGGGCATGCTGGAGACCATTCGTATGGCTCTGATTGGCACCACCATTGGTGCAATTATTGCCATTCCAGTTTCGATTATCTGTGCAGGCAACCTGATGCCAAGCCGCTGGATCTACTATCCGGCCCGGTTTGTACTGAACCTGATTCGTACCGTACCCGATCTGCTGCTCGCTGCACTGTTTGTTGCTGTATTCGGTCTCGGCCCAATCCCGGGTATTCTGGCACTTGCCGTATTCTCCGTCGGACTGATTGCCAAGCTGACCTATGAAACGCTGGAAACGATTGATCAGGGACCGCTGGAAGCGATGACGGCTGTTGGCATGAACCGGATTCAACTGATCGTCTATGGTGTGGTACCACAATTGGCTGCCCAGTTTACGTCCTATGTTCTGTATGCCTTTGAGATCAATGTGCGTGCGGCTGCCATTCTTGGATTGGTAGGTGCAGGCGGTATTGGACTGTACTATGAAGCGACACTTGGATTCCTGGAATATGACAAAACGAGCGTAATCATTCTCTTTACCCTTGTTATTGTTCTAATCATTGATTATGTAAGTACTAAGCTGCGGGAGAAATTGTTATGA
- a CDS encoding RNA polymerase sigma factor produces the protein MNSTTINNAYVNYKSEITRYLSHIVRLPQDAEDLTQECFIRLMNVHADIPEDRLLYYLKKIAYNLALDTFRKRTRTMKRDSRLDVPTYHCDLSELEITESVNDLFSVIRNPEHRKILELRVIHGYSIRETAQIVNRSEGMIKSSVFHAVKRIRAKVIS, from the coding sequence ATGAACAGCACAACAATTAACAACGCTTATGTTAACTATAAATCAGAAATCACACGGTATTTATCCCATATCGTCAGGCTGCCTCAAGATGCGGAAGATCTGACGCAGGAATGCTTCATTCGGCTTATGAACGTTCATGCAGACATCCCTGAAGATCGACTGCTCTACTATCTCAAAAAGATTGCTTACAACCTCGCTCTGGACACCTTCCGCAAACGAACGCGAACCATGAAGCGGGATAGCAGGCTTGACGTCCCTACGTACCACTGTGACCTATCCGAACTGGAGATCACCGAGAGTGTCAACGATCTCTTCTCCGTCATCCGTAATCCCGAACATCGCAAAATCCTGGAGCTGCGCGTCATTCATGGATACAGCATCAGGGAAACCGCTCAGATCGTCAATCGCAGTGAAGGCATGATCAAATCTTCGGTATTCCATGCCGTAAAACGCATACGTGCCAAAGTCATCTCCTAA
- the phnC gene encoding phosphonate ABC transporter ATP-binding protein, with the protein MIELRNVTKTYANGTKGLNNINLTFKQGEFIAVVGLSGAGKSTLLRSINRLHDISEGEIVINGSSITKAQGKRLRMIRRDIGMIFQSFNLVKRSSVLRNVLAGRVGYHSTMRTILGRFPKEDTELAFEALERVNIAEKAYSRADQLSGGQQQRVAIARVLAQEAKIILADEPVASLDPLTTKQVMDDLKRINQELGITTIVNLHFIDLAREYATRIVGLRAGEVVFDGPVEEATDERFAEIYGRPILADELLDKQVVTEQGEVLV; encoded by the coding sequence ATGATTGAGCTTCGCAACGTAACCAAAACGTACGCCAATGGCACCAAAGGCCTGAATAATATCAATCTTACCTTTAAGCAGGGTGAATTCATTGCGGTAGTAGGCTTGTCCGGTGCAGGTAAATCCACGCTGCTGCGTTCCATCAATCGTCTCCACGATATCAGTGAAGGCGAAATCGTGATCAACGGCAGTTCCATCACGAAGGCACAGGGCAAGAGATTGCGCATGATTCGCCGGGATATCGGCATGATCTTCCAGAGCTTTAACCTGGTTAAACGCTCAAGTGTCCTGCGTAACGTTCTGGCGGGCCGCGTCGGTTATCATTCCACGATGCGTACCATTTTGGGCCGTTTTCCCAAAGAAGATACGGAACTGGCATTCGAAGCGCTCGAACGCGTGAACATTGCAGAGAAGGCATATTCCCGTGCAGATCAGCTGTCCGGCGGACAGCAGCAGCGGGTGGCTATTGCCCGCGTACTTGCACAGGAAGCGAAAATCATTTTGGCAGACGAACCGGTTGCTTCCCTGGATCCACTCACCACCAAACAAGTCATGGATGATTTAAAACGCATTAATCAGGAGCTCGGCATTACGACCATCGTTAACCTTCACTTTATTGATCTGGCAAGGGAGTATGCGACACGTATTGTCGGTTTGCGTGCAGGTGAAGTGGTGTTTGACGGTCCTGTGGAAGAGGCGACAGATGAGCGTTTTGCGGAGATCTATGGCAGACCGATTCTCGCAGACGAGTTGTTGGACAAACAGGTTGTAACCGAGCAGGGAGAAGTACTGGTATGA
- a CDS encoding bifunctional metallophosphatase/5'-nucleotidase, with amino-acid sequence MTSITRTSNFDILFTSDLHGAIRPIHYNTNAYRPAGLALLASLIRKERERSPELMLVDNGDLLQGSPLASYAASMNSDSHIHPFINVLNELGYDAAVMGNHEFNYGQELLRGAVDASQFPWLSANIVSCEQPDVPAYGPPYLIKILASGVKVALLGATTHYIPNWEHPKNIEGLQFLDALETIRKWVDYIREHERPDVMVVSYHGGFECDLESGEPAERLTGENQAYAICRDIEGIDVLLTGHQHRQLTADIHGVTVIQPGFSGNGAGHVSVQLAQHTDGTWKITGKEARLLLLDENSHVQPDAVVMDLTEDLEAAAQAWLDQPIGDVAGDLSINDVTALRLASHPFITFVHQVQMEATGAELSNTALLSEEARGFGPRITVRDVLSNFIYPNTLTVLELSGQDIRDALEQTARYFELNASGEVVVNPAYMTPKPQHYNYDMWAGLEYELDISKPVGRRVVRLEREGKPLDMEGTYSVVMNSYRAAGGGDYAMYPGKKVLHEGATDMASLVEDYIRRHQPLKVEQSNNWRVIGG; translated from the coding sequence ATGACATCCATAACCCGCACGTCTAATTTCGACATCCTGTTCACCAGTGATCTTCACGGGGCCATCCGTCCCATTCATTACAATACCAATGCGTACCGTCCAGCAGGTCTTGCCCTACTCGCTTCGCTGATCCGCAAGGAGCGTGAACGATCACCCGAACTCATGCTGGTGGATAACGGCGATTTGCTGCAAGGCTCTCCTTTGGCCTCATATGCCGCCTCCATGAATTCGGATAGCCATATTCATCCCTTCATCAATGTTTTGAATGAACTGGGCTATGACGCTGCTGTGATGGGCAATCATGAATTTAACTATGGTCAGGAGTTGCTGCGCGGAGCCGTTGATGCCTCCCAATTTCCATGGTTGTCCGCCAATATTGTAAGCTGCGAACAGCCGGATGTACCGGCGTATGGCCCTCCTTACCTCATCAAGATCTTAGCTTCTGGTGTTAAAGTAGCTCTGCTTGGTGCAACCACTCACTATATTCCGAACTGGGAGCATCCAAAAAATATCGAAGGTTTACAGTTCCTTGACGCATTGGAGACCATTCGAAAATGGGTTGATTACATTCGCGAGCACGAGCGGCCAGACGTGATGGTGGTCAGTTATCATGGCGGATTTGAGTGTGATCTGGAGAGCGGTGAGCCTGCCGAACGGTTAACCGGAGAAAACCAGGCCTATGCCATCTGCCGTGACATCGAAGGCATTGATGTACTCCTCACGGGGCATCAGCATCGCCAGCTTACCGCCGATATTCATGGCGTGACTGTCATACAACCAGGCTTCAGCGGAAATGGTGCAGGACATGTATCCGTTCAGTTAGCACAGCATACAGACGGAACGTGGAAGATTACGGGGAAAGAAGCTCGTTTGCTGCTTCTGGATGAGAACAGCCATGTACAGCCCGATGCTGTTGTCATGGATCTAACGGAAGACTTGGAAGCTGCAGCTCAAGCATGGCTCGATCAGCCGATTGGCGATGTAGCCGGGGACTTGTCCATCAACGATGTCACTGCTCTGCGGCTCGCATCTCATCCTTTTATTACCTTTGTACACCAGGTACAGATGGAAGCAACCGGAGCTGAACTTTCCAATACGGCACTGCTCAGTGAAGAAGCCCGCGGCTTCGGCCCCCGCATTACGGTGAGGGATGTGTTATCCAACTTTATATATCCCAACACATTGACGGTATTGGAGTTAAGCGGTCAGGACATTCGGGATGCGCTGGAGCAAACAGCACGCTATTTTGAATTGAACGCTTCCGGTGAAGTGGTGGTCAATCCGGCCTATATGACTCCGAAACCGCAGCATTACAACTATGATATGTGGGCAGGCCTCGAATACGAGCTGGACATATCAAAGCCTGTGGGGAGGCGAGTGGTCCGACTGGAACGTGAAGGTAAACCACTTGATATGGAGGGGACGTACTCTGTCGTGATGAACAGCTACCGTGCGGCAGGTGGCGGAGATTACGCCATGTATCCTGGCAAAAAGGTACTGCATGAAGGCGCCACAGATATGGCGTCACTAGTGGAAGACTATATTCGCAGACATCAACCACTGAAAGTGGAGCAGTCGAATAATTGGCGTGTAATCGGCGGATAG
- the phnE gene encoding phosphonate ABC transporter, permease protein PhnE — protein sequence MMKNETSVIRRKPRKNPLRWVIVLLLILVYAWALAGVPFTGLKETAGQIMKAIIAGIFSPDWDFVYLPEGEDLLRGLLDTLAISILGTVISAVLCIPFAFWSARNMSRFRGISGAGKMVLSFIRTFPEIIMALLFIKAVGPGSFAGVLALGLHSIGMLGKLFADEVENIDYGPSEALLASGATRMQQLWFAVLPQVLPGFLNYTLYRFEINVRSATILGVIGAGGIGTPLIFALSTRNWPRVGIILLGIIVMITIIDLISGYIRKKLV from the coding sequence ATGATGAAAAATGAAACGAGCGTCATCCGGCGCAAACCTCGAAAAAACCCGCTTCGCTGGGTCATTGTGTTGCTGCTCATCCTGGTATATGCCTGGGCACTGGCAGGTGTACCGTTTACGGGCCTCAAGGAAACAGCCGGACAGATTATGAAGGCGATTATTGCCGGGATTTTCTCGCCTGACTGGGACTTTGTCTATTTGCCGGAAGGTGAAGATTTGCTGCGAGGATTGCTGGACACGCTGGCGATTTCGATCCTGGGAACCGTTATTTCAGCCGTGCTGTGTATTCCGTTTGCTTTCTGGTCTGCCAGAAACATGAGCCGCTTCCGCGGCATATCGGGTGCAGGGAAAATGGTGCTGAGCTTCATCCGTACCTTTCCTGAGATCATTATGGCTTTGCTGTTTATTAAGGCCGTAGGACCGGGTTCCTTCGCGGGTGTACTTGCCCTTGGACTGCATTCTATCGGGATGCTGGGTAAACTGTTTGCGGATGAAGTGGAAAATATCGATTATGGCCCTTCTGAAGCGCTGCTCGCTTCCGGAGCGACTCGTATGCAGCAGCTGTGGTTTGCCGTGCTGCCGCAAGTATTGCCTGGATTCCTCAACTACACATTGTATCGCTTCGAGATTAACGTACGTTCTGCAACCATTCTGGGTGTTATTGGGGCAGGGGGAATTGGTACACCGCTGATCTTCGCACTGAGCACGCGGAACTGGCCGCGAGTAGGGATTATCCTGCTGGGGATCATCGTGATGATCACGATCATTGACTTGATCTCGGGGTATATTCGGAAGAAGCTGGTGTAA
- a CDS encoding rhamnogalacturonan lyase produces MPLAAKVLSSALSVALLIAGTAGTSGAAASNGSSASEASLQSHKGGGSLKEIQLEYLDRGLVAASTSEGVFLSWRLLGDEATGYSGKGLTGTNFNVYRDGKKIATVTDSTNYIDPAGKSSSRYEVAAVNSKGKESKRSSSVKPWANGYMDIPLQKPADGVTPAGEAYTYSANDMSVGDVDGDGQYEFFVKWDPSNAKDVSQKGYTGKTYIDCYTLDGQLLYRIDLGVNIRAGAHYTQMLVYDFDGDGKAELMFKTAPGTKIIKYNKKGKVTSEKYITLPKEDRKAGYTNEDDYRLSADGYYDHVVDMFKNWHKHEEVVKGNWPATLEEAFGIEKKYAYPLSQQDAESLADYFIDVYAPSRSDKNELRKFEGFIVDGPEYVTVFEGESGKELETIPYEPERHDDGLMWGDYAMARIEPGNRVDRFLAGVAYLDGKRPSAVFARGYYTRSTMVAYNWDGKKLKREWKVDSGWTPMKNPFNDGPHGVDGTDPEYGSITTQGAHYFSVADVDGDGKQEIIYGSATIDHDGSVLYSSTDLMPAESAAPGTIARLGHGDALHVADIDPDRPGLEIFMVHEGGPWAPYGYSLRDAKTGEVIYGGYTGKDTGRGMVGDVDPTRRGLETWAVGLWTASGEKISDKAPGTNMNIRWAADMTTQIVDGAIDVTPTIKDWNRGTLLTATGTLTNNHTKGTPSLVADIFGDWREEMLVRTEDSSAIRIYLSTEKTDRKLYTLMHDAMYRVGIAGQNSGYNQPSYPSFYMASDIDWSKVTLPKFSTPQSGKGGK; encoded by the coding sequence ATGCCGCTTGCGGCCAAGGTGTTATCCTCGGCGCTCAGTGTAGCCTTGCTTATTGCGGGAACCGCAGGGACAAGCGGAGCAGCGGCTTCGAATGGCAGCAGTGCATCAGAGGCTAGCCTTCAATCACACAAGGGGGGCGGTTCGTTGAAAGAGATTCAGCTCGAATATTTGGATCGGGGGCTGGTGGCAGCATCCACGTCCGAAGGTGTTTTTCTAAGCTGGAGGTTACTTGGGGACGAGGCAACGGGGTATAGCGGCAAAGGGCTGACAGGCACGAACTTCAACGTATACCGCGATGGCAAGAAGATTGCTACCGTTACGGACAGTACGAACTATATCGATCCCGCAGGAAAATCGTCTTCCCGCTATGAAGTAGCCGCTGTTAACAGCAAGGGAAAGGAAAGCAAACGCAGCAGCTCCGTCAAGCCGTGGGCGAATGGCTATATGGATATTCCACTGCAAAAACCCGCTGATGGGGTTACACCTGCTGGCGAAGCCTATACGTACTCCGCGAATGACATGAGCGTAGGTGATGTGGACGGAGACGGCCAATATGAATTTTTCGTCAAATGGGACCCTTCCAACGCCAAGGATGTATCTCAAAAAGGCTACACCGGTAAAACGTACATCGATTGCTACACCTTGGACGGCCAGTTGTTGTACCGAATTGATCTCGGGGTCAACATCCGTGCGGGTGCTCACTATACACAGATGCTGGTTTATGATTTTGACGGGGATGGCAAGGCAGAATTAATGTTCAAGACCGCTCCGGGAACCAAGATTATCAAATATAACAAAAAGGGAAAAGTGACGTCCGAGAAATATATAACACTGCCAAAAGAAGACCGCAAAGCAGGATACACCAACGAAGACGACTATCGTTTAAGTGCTGATGGTTACTATGATCATGTGGTCGACATGTTCAAAAACTGGCACAAACACGAGGAGGTTGTGAAGGGGAACTGGCCTGCTACGCTGGAGGAGGCTTTTGGCATAGAGAAGAAGTATGCCTATCCATTGTCCCAGCAGGATGCCGAGAGTCTGGCTGATTACTTCATCGATGTCTATGCGCCAAGCCGCAGTGACAAGAACGAGCTGCGCAAATTCGAAGGTTTTATCGTAGATGGACCTGAGTATGTGACCGTGTTTGAAGGGGAATCCGGCAAAGAGCTCGAGACCATTCCTTACGAGCCGGAACGTCATGATGACGGTCTGATGTGGGGCGATTATGCCATGGCACGGATCGAGCCGGGTAACCGGGTGGATCGTTTCCTCGCAGGCGTGGCGTATCTGGATGGCAAGAGACCATCTGCTGTCTTTGCACGTGGGTACTATACACGCTCGACGATGGTGGCTTATAACTGGGACGGCAAAAAGCTCAAACGCGAATGGAAAGTGGACAGTGGCTGGACACCGATGAAAAATCCGTTCAACGACGGACCACATGGTGTAGATGGCACAGATCCGGAGTACGGCTCCATTACAACCCAAGGCGCTCATTATTTCAGTGTGGCGGATGTCGATGGAGATGGTAAGCAGGAGATTATTTACGGTTCGGCCACGATTGACCATGACGGCAGTGTGCTGTACAGCTCAACCGATCTGATGCCTGCTGAAAGTGCTGCACCCGGAACGATTGCCCGCCTGGGTCATGGGGATGCACTGCATGTGGCAGATATTGATCCGGATCGTCCGGGACTTGAAATCTTCATGGTACATGAAGGCGGTCCGTGGGCTCCATATGGATATTCCTTGCGGGATGCCAAAACGGGAGAAGTCATCTATGGCGGCTATACAGGGAAAGATACCGGGCGCGGGATGGTTGGGGATGTAGATCCTACTCGCCGGGGCTTGGAGACATGGGCCGTAGGATTGTGGACAGCCAGTGGAGAGAAAATAAGTGATAAGGCGCCTGGTACGAATATGAATATTCGCTGGGCAGCAGATATGACGACTCAGATTGTAGACGGAGCGATTGATGTGACTCCAACCATCAAGGATTGGAATCGCGGCACGCTGCTGACCGCCACAGGCACATTAACCAACAATCACACCAAAGGTACGCCATCTCTGGTGGCCGATATTTTCGGGGATTGGCGGGAAGAGATGCTGGTGAGAACCGAGGACAGCTCGGCGATCCGCATCTATCTGAGTACGGAGAAAACGGACCGGAAGCTGTACACGCTGATGCATGACGCCATGTACCGCGTAGGTATTGCCGGACAGAACAGCGGTTATAACCAGCCTTCCTACCCGTCCTTCTACATGGCATCGGATATCGACTGGTCGAAGGTAACGCTGCCCAAGTTCTCCACTCCCCAATCAGGCAAGGGTGGAAAGTGA
- a CDS encoding phosphate/phosphite/phosphonate ABC transporter substrate-binding protein, with protein sequence MKKSALFLPLLILVLFLSACGSSSTTGSANETNSSSNASGASTDTAETNKEAEGYVPTELTVQFVPSQNADTLEAKAKPLEKLLGDKLGIPVKVSVSTDYNTIIEAMASNKVDVGFLPPTAYVLAKEKGAAQVILQAQRFGVNDETGAPTEELADSYKSMFIVKKDSPIQSIEELKGKKIAYQNVTSSAGYVWPAGLLLDRGIDPLKDVTPVTVKGHDQGVIAVLNGDVDAAAIFQDARNTVSKDYPTVFEDTRVLAFTEPIPNDTIAVRTDMNADWTSKIKQAFIDIGTDPEGHEIIKEIYTHEGYVESDDSKFEIVRQYGEKVKTE encoded by the coding sequence TTGAAGAAGTCCGCTTTATTTTTACCATTGTTGATTTTGGTTCTGTTTCTAAGTGCTTGTGGGTCTAGCAGTACAACGGGTTCGGCTAACGAGACGAATTCGAGTTCCAATGCTTCCGGTGCATCTACCGATACGGCAGAAACAAACAAAGAAGCCGAAGGGTATGTACCAACCGAGTTGACTGTGCAGTTCGTTCCATCCCAGAATGCAGACACCCTTGAAGCGAAAGCAAAACCGCTTGAGAAATTGCTGGGCGACAAACTGGGCATTCCGGTAAAAGTCAGCGTATCCACTGACTACAACACAATTATCGAAGCGATGGCTTCCAATAAAGTAGACGTGGGCTTCCTGCCACCAACGGCTTATGTACTGGCAAAAGAAAAAGGTGCAGCACAAGTTATTCTGCAGGCACAACGTTTTGGCGTTAATGATGAGACAGGTGCTCCAACGGAAGAACTGGCTGATTCCTATAAATCCATGTTTATCGTGAAAAAAGATTCGCCAATCCAATCCATTGAAGAACTGAAAGGCAAAAAGATTGCCTACCAAAACGTAACTTCTTCCGCAGGTTATGTATGGCCGGCAGGTCTGCTGCTGGACAGAGGCATTGATCCACTGAAAGACGTAACTCCTGTAACGGTAAAGGGTCATGACCAAGGTGTTATCGCTGTACTGAACGGTGACGTTGATGCAGCTGCTATTTTCCAAGATGCACGTAACACGGTTTCCAAAGACTACCCAACGGTATTCGAAGATACACGTGTACTGGCGTTCACAGAGCCAATTCCTAACGACACGATCGCTGTACGTACAGACATGAATGCGGACTGGACAAGTAAAATCAAACAGGCGTTCATCGACATCGGTACAGATCCGGAAGGTCATGAAATCATCAAGGAAATCTATACGCATGAAGGTTATGTAGAGTCTGATGACAGCAAGTTTGAAATCGTTCGTCAATACGGCGAAAAAGTAAAAACCGAGTAG
- a CDS encoding chitinase N-terminal domain-containing protein, whose amino-acid sequence MGKLTSMRGVWLKSLLALSMALPLQVGLWHGNAAVHAEGPTDPAPFIQAKVVNENAGKKVLFDNSHAQTAGAADWVIDGGFSDFGNALANEGYYVKELRKTTPFTYDDLKEYNVFVIAEPNVPFKTTEQAAMKEYVENGGSIFFIGDHYNADRNKNRWDGSEAINGYRRGAFEDPAKGMSTEERNSAAMQNVTSSDWLSENFGVRFRYNALGDIDANIIVPADQAFGITEGVSAVAMHAGSTLAITDPEKAKGIVYLPKTNAKWNNAVDQGVYNGGGIEEGPYVAVSKLGAGKAAFIGDSSPVEDASPKYLREETGARKTTYDGFKEADDAALLVNTVNWLATQENYTDFTQVNGLELDNPTALLAFEQPAASTEPQAEPWAAPAAGYKWYDSSTFKPGSYGGPASSANASYSFVKQDTLPNAEDFQIRVVVENMPANTTVSGYSAGIYLTGGTQVAMIQNESGTWPTSYGYSSTFSVTSDSKGRAIKDLNVRIKPGTSGAANLRLRLNGSNLITNAVTISNVPAEQLPEEEGPIPAAITIAEARAKTAGTTVTVEGVVTTEPGAFGGQSFYLQDETGGLYVFQSTSGFHAGDKVKVTAATALYNSEFELTDIVAIEKTGTADIPAPVEATTVTDNNQGQLIQLKDVTVENIVSATPVGSFEFDAVAADGTSTHVRVDTRTGVTESSFPYAAGDKINVTGVAAIFKDVYQLKPRNLNDFAAAEEEGGGEEPSIPSAGAPGKPVLSSNNGHTNGLLEGSYTVSMNLWWGENATSYKLYEDGVLIDSQTLTSASPQAQSAKTTITGKANGTYTYVAELTNSSGSTRSEVLTVQVANAAPGKAVLSQDNWDGDGSYKVTMNLWWGTNATEYRLYENDVLIDTQTLKAATPAAQSAATDLSGRANGTYTYRAELVNSAGVTSTETITVQVTKALPLAS is encoded by the coding sequence TTGGGTAAATTGACAAGCATGCGCGGAGTATGGTTAAAATCACTCCTTGCATTGTCCATGGCTTTACCGCTTCAGGTCGGATTATGGCATGGGAATGCTGCCGTTCACGCAGAGGGTCCAACGGATCCGGCACCGTTCATCCAGGCGAAAGTGGTGAACGAAAATGCCGGCAAAAAGGTATTGTTCGATAACTCGCACGCACAGACGGCTGGTGCTGCAGACTGGGTTATCGATGGCGGCTTCTCAGACTTCGGTAATGCACTCGCAAATGAAGGGTATTATGTAAAAGAACTGCGCAAGACCACCCCTTTTACCTATGACGATCTCAAGGAGTATAACGTATTTGTTATCGCTGAACCTAACGTACCGTTCAAAACGACAGAGCAGGCAGCGATGAAAGAGTATGTGGAAAATGGCGGCAGCATCTTCTTCATCGGGGATCACTACAATGCCGACCGCAACAAAAACCGTTGGGACGGTTCCGAAGCAATTAATGGATATCGCCGGGGTGCCTTTGAGGATCCAGCCAAAGGCATGAGCACAGAGGAACGTAACTCCGCAGCCATGCAAAATGTAACCAGCTCAGACTGGTTGTCCGAAAACTTTGGTGTACGTTTCCGCTATAACGCACTTGGGGATATCGATGCAAATATCATTGTCCCGGCTGATCAAGCCTTCGGGATTACGGAAGGGGTATCGGCTGTAGCCATGCATGCCGGTTCAACTCTTGCCATTACTGATCCGGAAAAAGCAAAAGGGATCGTCTATCTGCCAAAAACCAATGCAAAATGGAATAATGCAGTCGATCAAGGCGTCTACAACGGCGGCGGAATCGAAGAAGGTCCTTACGTAGCCGTATCCAAACTGGGCGCGGGTAAAGCAGCCTTCATCGGAGACTCCTCCCCGGTAGAAGATGCATCTCCTAAATATTTGCGTGAAGAGACAGGTGCACGCAAAACAACCTATGATGGTTTCAAAGAAGCTGACGATGCTGCGTTACTCGTTAATACAGTGAACTGGCTTGCTACGCAAGAAAACTATACCGATTTTACCCAGGTAAACGGTTTGGAACTGGATAATCCAACTGCATTGCTCGCATTCGAGCAACCAGCAGCTTCCACCGAGCCACAGGCTGAGCCTTGGGCTGCACCCGCTGCAGGTTACAAATGGTATGACAGCTCCACCTTCAAACCAGGTTCCTATGGCGGACCTGCTTCCAGCGCCAATGCGTCCTACAGCTTCGTGAAACAGGATACACTGCCTAACGCAGAGGACTTCCAGATTCGCGTTGTCGTGGAAAACATGCCTGCCAATACAACTGTATCCGGGTACAGTGCAGGAATTTATCTGACTGGCGGAACTCAAGTAGCGATGATTCAGAATGAGAGCGGCACTTGGCCGACTTCCTATGGCTACAGCTCCACATTCAGCGTAACTTCCGACAGCAAAGGCCGGGCGATCAAGGATCTGAACGTTCGTATCAAGCCAGGAACTTCCGGTGCCGCGAACTTGCGTCTTCGCCTGAACGGCAGTAACCTGATCACGAATGCTGTCACGATCAGCAATGTTCCAGCCGAGCAGCTTCCGGAAGAGGAAGGACCGATTCCTGCAGCCATTACCATTGCTGAAGCACGTGCCAAAACAGCCGGAACAACGGTAACGGTTGAGGGCGTTGTAACTACCGAACCAGGCGCTTTTGGTGGACAATCCTTCTACTTGCAGGATGAAACGGGGGGACTGTATGTCTTTCAAAGTACAAGCGGTTTCCATGCAGGAGACAAGGTTAAGGTTACTGCAGCTACGGCGCTGTATAACTCCGAGTTCGAACTGACTGACATTGTTGCCATCGAGAAAACAGGAACAGCGGATATCCCGGCTCCTGTTGAAGCAACGACAGTAACGGATAACAATCAAGGACAATTGATCCAACTGAAAGACGTAACGGTTGAAAACATCGTCAGCGCAACACCTGTTGGATCGTTTGAATTTGACGCAGTTGCAGCAGACGGGACAAGCACTCATGTACGTGTGGATACACGCACAGGGGTAACTGAATCAAGCTTCCCATATGCAGCAGGTGACAAAATCAATGTTACCGGTGTGGCTGCCATCTTCAAGGATGTATATCAATTGAAACCAAGAAACCTGAATGATTTTGCTGCTGCCGAGGAAGAAGGCGGCGGTGAAGAGCCTTCGATTCCTTCGGCGGGTGCACCGGGTAAACCCGTGCTTTCCTCCAATAATGGCCATACCAATGGTCTTCTTGAAGGATCCTATACCGTTAGCATGAACCTCTGGTGGGGTGAAAACGCAACAAGCTACAAATTGTACGAAGACGGCGTGTTGATCGATTCGCAAACGCTGACCAGTGCTTCTCCGCAAGCACAATCCGCTAAAACGACGATTACAGGCAAAGCCAACGGTACCTATACGTATGTGGCTGAGTTGACGAACTCCAGCGGTTCCACTCGCAGTGAAGTACTGACGGTTCAAGTTGCCAATGCAGCCCCAGGCAAAGCAGTCCTTTCCCAGGACAACTGGGATGGAGATGGCAGCTACAAAGTAACCATGAACCTCTGGTGGGGTACAAACGCAACCGAGTATCGCCTCTATGAGAATGACGTATTGATTGATACTCAAACCTTGAAAGCTGCAACTCCAGCTGCTCAAAGCGCGGCAACAGACCTGTCCGGTCGTGCCAACGGAACGTACACGTACCGTGCTGAGCTGGTGAATTCAGCTGGTGTGACAAGCACCGAAACAATTACGGTTCAAGTTACCAAAGCACTGCCTTTGGCTAGCTAA